Proteins encoded in a region of the Dethiosulfovibrio salsuginis genome:
- the pseF gene encoding pseudaminic acid cytidylyltransferase gives MDIALIPARSGSKRIKGKNIKPFLGMPIMAYPIKAALAAGCFDKVVVSTNSKEFGEVALSCGAEVIFRPEELSDDHTPLAPVIEHGIKELQGQGHHVERACCILSTAPFVRPSDISKAKEMLVERNVGAVFSVTSFPFPIFRGLKMSEDGTVSMFWPEHELTRSNDLPDGYHDAGQFYWLDAAKFLSEKKVYMADALGFVLPRYLVQDIDTPEDWHRAELMYRVLQESGEVEL, from the coding sequence GTGGACATAGCCTTAATACCGGCTAGAAGCGGAAGCAAGAGGATAAAGGGCAAGAACATAAAGCCCTTTTTGGGAATGCCCATAATGGCCTATCCCATAAAGGCCGCTCTGGCCGCTGGATGTTTCGATAAAGTGGTGGTATCGACCAACTCGAAAGAGTTTGGGGAGGTCGCTTTGAGCTGCGGAGCGGAGGTTATCTTCAGGCCCGAGGAGCTTTCCGACGACCACACCCCTCTGGCCCCTGTTATAGAGCACGGCATAAAGGAGCTTCAGGGACAGGGCCACCACGTCGAGAGGGCCTGCTGTATATTGTCCACCGCCCCTTTCGTACGGCCTTCTGATATATCCAAGGCCAAGGAGATGCTTGTGGAGCGGAACGTAGGGGCGGTTTTCTCCGTGACCTCCTTTCCCTTTCCCATATTCAGGGGCCTCAAGATGTCCGAAGACGGCACTGTCTCCATGTTTTGGCCGGAGCACGAGCTTACCAGGTCCAACGACCTGCCCGATGGCTATCACGACGCAGGACAGTTTTACTGGCTCGATGCGGCTAAGTTCTTAAGTGAAAAAAAGGTCTACATGGCCGACGCCTTGGGATTTGTCCTCCCCAGATATCTGGTTCAGGACATAGATACCCCAGAGGACTGGCACAGGGCGGAGCTTATGTACAGGGTTTTGCAGGAGTCCGGGGAGGTGGAGCTATGA
- a CDS encoding Gfo/Idh/MocA family protein, producing MTKTNPYRAVLVGLGNIAWGYDGGIGVPPLTHLSCLLQRSQVQLVAACSPVPSERESFAGFAKVALYDDLAPMLEGESPDLVSICSPTEHHFSHALACIQAKIPMVWLEKPPVASVKEGEELIKALRSGATTLMVGYQRRYAQPFSSIRESIARSLWGEVLSVTVHYGQKLYRNGCHGLDTVHYLLGDRDMSFISSWAGQDRGTPSFSLLCGDVPVTFIGVAGDYHCLDWTLTFQKAQLEIRNGGSWVELREVKKDHAYPSSWLMRSTPSHPFGSLSDCNGMALSLEDLIASFEDGREPVSSLSSAMKTQRIMEMVMEGLR from the coding sequence TTGACGAAGACTAACCCCTACAGGGCGGTTTTAGTCGGACTTGGCAACATAGCCTGGGGGTACGATGGGGGCATCGGCGTGCCCCCTCTGACCCACCTGTCCTGCCTTTTGCAGCGGTCTCAGGTCCAGCTTGTGGCGGCCTGTTCACCAGTTCCCTCCGAGAGGGAGTCTTTTGCCGGTTTCGCCAAAGTGGCCCTTTACGACGACCTGGCCCCTATGCTTGAGGGAGAGAGCCCCGATCTGGTCAGTATCTGCTCCCCGACGGAACACCATTTCTCCCACGCCTTGGCCTGTATTCAGGCCAAGATCCCGATGGTGTGGCTGGAAAAGCCCCCTGTGGCTTCGGTCAAGGAGGGCGAGGAGCTTATAAAGGCTTTGAGGTCTGGGGCCACAACCTTGATGGTCGGCTATCAGCGTCGATATGCCCAGCCCTTTAGCTCGATTAGGGAGTCTATAGCCAGATCCCTCTGGGGAGAGGTCCTTTCGGTGACGGTCCACTACGGTCAAAAACTCTATCGCAACGGCTGTCACGGCCTGGACACGGTCCACTATCTTCTCGGAGATAGGGATATGTCCTTTATATCCTCTTGGGCGGGACAGGACCGGGGAACCCCCTCTTTCTCCCTTCTGTGCGGTGATGTTCCGGTCACCTTTATCGGTGTGGCGGGAGACTATCACTGTCTTGACTGGACTTTGACCTTCCAAAAGGCACAGCTGGAGATACGAAACGGAGGGAGCTGGGTCGAGCTTAGGGAGGTAAAAAAAGACCACGCATATCCAAGCTCCTGGCTTATGAGGTCCACCCCTAGCCACCCCTTCGGCTCCCTCAGCGATTGTAACGGCATGGCCCTGTCCCTGGAGGACCTTATAGCCTCCTTCGAGGATGGACGAGAGCCCGTAAGTTCCCTGTCCTCCGCTATGAAGACCCAGAGGATAATGGAGATGGTTATGGAGGGGTTGAGATGA
- a CDS encoding N-acetyl sugar amidotransferase, translating into MKYCKKCLQPDTRPGVVFDEEGVCYACRYEEQKKLIDWSSREEALKAIADEARSRSSSTPYDCVVGVSGGKDSTFQAFYARDKLGLRPLLVNALPDGITDVGRHNLENLVSAGFDAIHLRPNPKVVRSLFKRYFYSCGNPVKPTEYFLWASSYIAADFFNIPLIIQGENAALTLGTAGTGQSCDDDAYSVVNLDSMAGGNALDLVGEDVVAEDLFFYQVPNIESMKNKGIRAIFLQYYAKEWSQVGNADFAVSRGLWGRAYEDLHDIGRYRRFTALDSDMVMVNQMLKYLKFGFGFATDEACYDIREGRLTREDAIWLVKEYDGKCGDSYIRDFCRYIDISVDEFWDVADRFVNKKLFVKEQGRWVPRFQVGIDFDED; encoded by the coding sequence GACTGGTCCTCCAGAGAGGAGGCCCTTAAGGCCATAGCCGATGAGGCTAGGTCTAGATCCAGCTCCACTCCCTACGACTGTGTCGTCGGCGTCAGCGGCGGCAAGGACAGCACCTTTCAGGCCTTTTATGCCAGGGACAAACTTGGTCTGAGGCCCCTTCTGGTGAACGCCCTTCCCGATGGCATCACCGATGTTGGAAGGCATAACCTTGAAAACCTCGTCTCCGCTGGTTTCGACGCTATCCATCTTCGTCCCAATCCTAAGGTCGTTCGTTCTCTTTTTAAGCGATATTTCTATAGTTGTGGAAACCCAGTAAAGCCTACGGAATATTTCCTTTGGGCTTCGTCCTATATCGCTGCTGATTTTTTTAATATTCCACTTATTATCCAGGGTGAAAACGCTGCTCTTACTTTGGGGACCGCTGGAACTGGTCAAAGCTGTGACGACGATGCTTACAGTGTGGTTAACCTTGATTCTATGGCAGGTGGAAACGCTCTCGACCTGGTCGGCGAGGATGTTGTTGCTGAGGATCTCTTCTTCTATCAAGTGCCCAATATAGAATCTATGAAAAATAAGGGTATTCGTGCTATTTTTCTTCAGTACTATGCTAAAGAGTGGTCTCAAGTTGGGAACGCCGATTTCGCCGTTTCAAGAGGACTTTGGGGGCGTGCCTACGAAGATCTACACGATATAGGTCGTTATAGGAGGTTTACCGCTTTAGACTCCGACATGGTCATGGTCAACCAGATGCTCAAATACCTCAAGTTTGGCTTTGGCTTCGCCACCGACGAGGCCTGCTACGATATAAGGGAGGGCCGCCTGACCAGAGAGGACGCTATTTGGCTCGTCAAGGAGTACGACGGCAAGTGCGGAGATAGCTATATTCGAGATTTTTGCAGATATATAGACATATCCGTAGATGAGTTCTGGGATGTCGCCGACCGGTTCGTAAACAAAAAGCTGTTCGTCAAGGAGCAAGGTCGATGGGTTCCCAGGTTCCAGGTGGGGATCGACTTTGACGAAGACTAA